The Dictyoglomus sp. NZ13-RE01 genomic interval AAAGTATGCTCCTAATATCTTTCCCTTCCAAGATAGAGGTTTCAAAGTATTGTTATACTCTAAAATGAATATCATAATTGTACCTATAACAATTAAGAATAAAGTAGTTAGAAGGGCAGCTTTTGAATGAAGGGCTAAATGATTCTTCTTTTTAGTAAGTTTTTGATAAATGTCATAAATAACCAAAAAACCGATACCACCTATAATAATCAGGGATGTGATTGTCAAATTTAATAAAATATCATCCACATATCCTGTAAAACTTCTAAATCCACCAATTAGATCAAATCCTGCATTACAAAAAGCAGAAACAGAATGAAAGACAGCGAACTTAATAGCTTTAATAAGAGGATAATCTCGGATGAAAACAAAAAATAGTAGTAAAGCTCCTAAACCCTCAACAGAAAGAACTGTAATGAGAACTCCCTTTAAAAACCTAACAATACCTCTTAAAGATAAAGCATTCAAGGAAAATTGTATCATTATTCTTTCTCTTAATGGTATCTTTCTATTTAAAAGGAGCATAAGTGAAGTAACAAGCACAACATAACTTAATCCACCTATTTGTATAAGCAACATGATAACTAAATGACCAAAATGGGACCAGTGGGTACCCGTATCTACAACCACAAGACCTGTTACACAAGTGGCAGAAGTGGCAGTAAACAAAGCAGTTACAAAATCTGTGAAGTTACCACTTCTTGAAGAAATAGGA includes:
- a CDS encoding Trk family potassium uptake protein; the protein is MSSLEAGLSPIKRGTPAGFFVRSFLFVILTGTFLLMLPISSRSGNFTDFVTALFTATSATCVTGLVVVDTGTHWSHFGHLVIMLLIQIGGLSYVVLVTSLMLLLNRKIPLRERIMIQFSLNALSLRGIVRFLKGVLITVLSVEGLGALLLFFVFIRDYPLIKAIKFAVFHSVSAFCNAGFDLIGGFRSFTGYVDDILLNLTITSLIIIGGIGFLVIYDIYQKLTKKKNHLALHSKAALLTTLFLIVIGTIMIFILEYNNTLKPLSWKGKILGAYFQSVTPRTAGFNTLDIGKMRPATWLFLILLMFIGASPGGTGGGIKTVTFLVLLLSVYTTILERKHVHFKNRSINWETVKRAWAVFFFSLSLVILSWFLLLLTEPFEPLKILFEVVSAFGTVGLSTGITPQLSTFGRLVITFTMFLGRVGTVTAGLALLSFVNHKKTVDYPTEEVSVG